A single region of the Coregonus clupeaformis isolate EN_2021a chromosome 16, ASM2061545v1, whole genome shotgun sequence genome encodes:
- the LOC121584099 gene encoding cytochrome P450 1A1: MTFGIFPKDGLCMSLSGVTVALCTLTLLLVALRSHMREGTGRHKGNLPPGPTPWPLVGNLFQMGDQIHLSLTRLRLQYGDVFQMRMGSLVVVVLSGYATIRQALVRQGEAFAGRPDLFTFSAVANGTSMTFSEKYGPAWVLHKKLCKKALRSFSQAEPRGSDTTCLLEEHVCTEAAGMVEAIWESSKGSEGLGLDPVVPLVSSVANVVCALCFGKRYDYNDKEFLTIVHINNEVLRIFAAGNMADFFPVFRYLPSPSLQKMVQHIRRMNSFMEHNIEEHLETFDKDCIRDITDALIALCEERQEDDDTAVLSNSQIIHTVIDIFGAGFDTIIAGLQWSLLYLIKFPDSQVKIHQEIDDHIGPARLPRFEDKPKMRFTEAFLYEVFRHASYVPFTIPHCTTQNITLNGYFIPKDTCVFINQYQVNHDIDLWDDPDVFRPERFLGKEGLLNKDLTEKVMIFGMGKRRCLGDGFARLEMFVFLTTLLHRLRIENVLGQELDLSSDFGLTMKPRPYRISVSSRL, from the exons GATATTCCCCAAGGATGGCCTCTGTATGTCCCTCTCCGGAGTCACCGTGGCACTCTGTACCCTCACCCTGCTCCTAGTGGCTCTCAGGAGCCACATGCGAGAGGGCACGGGACGCCACAAAGGCAACCTGCCCCCGGGGCCGACCCCTTGGCCCCTGGTGGGTAACCTGTTCCAGATGGGCGACCAGATCCACCTGTCACTGACGCGTCTCCGGCTGCAGTATGGAGACGTCTTCCAGATGCGTATGGGATCCCTTGTGGTGGTGGTGCTGAGCGGCTACGCCACCATTAGGCAGGCGCTGGTTCGGCAGGGCGAGGCTTTCGCCGGACGCCCTGACCTCTTCACCTTCTCTGCCGTGGCCAATGGCACAAGCATGACCTTCAGTGAGAAGTATGGCCCCGCCTGGGTGCTCCACAAGAAGCTGTGCAAGAAAGCCCTGCGCTCCTTCTCGCAGGCAGAGCCGCGGGGTTCCGACACCACCTGTCTGCTAGAGGAGCATGTGTGCACCGAGGCAGCTGGGATGGTGGAGGCCATTTGGGAGAGCTCAAAGGGGAGCGAGGGGCTAGGTCTGGACCCTGTGGTCCCGCTGGTTTCGTCGGTGGCCAATGTGGTGTGTGCTCTGTGTTTCGGAAAGAGGTATGACTACAATGACAAGGAGTTCCTCACTATTGTGCACATCAACAATGAGGTGTTGCGGATCTTCGCTGCAGGCAACATGGCCGACTTCTTCCCTGTGTTCCGCTACCTGCCAAGCCCGTCCCTGCAGAAGATGGTCCAGCACATCAGGAGAATGAACAGCTTCATGGAACACAACATCGAGGAGCACCTGGAGACCTTTGACAAG GACTGTATACGTGACATCACAGATGCTCTGATTGCGCTCTGTGAGGAGCGGCAGGAGGATGACGACACGGCAGTGCTGTCCAACTCCCAGATCATACACACTGTCATCGACATCTTTGGAGCAG GATTCGATACCATCATAGCTGGTTTACAGTGGAGCCTCTTATACCTCATCAAGTTTCCTGACAGCCAGGTCAAAATACACCAGGAGATTG ACGACCACATTGGCCCAGCCAGACTACCTCGGTTTGAGGACAAGCCCAAAATGCGTTTTACTGAGGCCTTCTTATACGAGGTGTTTCGTCACGCATCCTATGTCCCCTTCACCATACCACACTG CACCACACAAAACATCACACTTAATGGATACTTCATTCCAAAGGACACCTGTGTCTTCATCAATCAGTATCAGGTTAATCATGACAT AGATCTGTGGGATGACCCAGACGTGTTCCGCCCCGAGCGCTTCCTGGGTAAAGAGGGACTGCTCAACAAAGACCTGACAGAGAAGGTCATGATCTTCGGGatggggaaaaggcgttgtctgGGTGATGGGTTCGCCCGGTTGGAGATGTTTGTTTTCCTGACCACACTGCTCCACCGGCTGCGTATCGAGAACGTTCTGGGACAGGAGCTGGACCTCAGTTCCGACTTTGGGCTCACCATGAAGCCCCGCCCCTACAGGATCAGTGTCTCGTCACGCCTCTAG